One part of the Gossypium raimondii isolate GPD5lz chromosome 1, ASM2569854v1, whole genome shotgun sequence genome encodes these proteins:
- the LOC105785301 gene encoding probable ubiquitin-like-specific protease 2B isoform X1 produces MKNGLEVFDFKEEDEISELAADKYLSKLKSPNFDDAATLKCQFLECVARGAAVQRKGMDNIPCVDVDAIDGDYSFDGATTAASLGAVEKEFSKEGNTDLDVSPESKSTSSEQQPDLQNDIHEFELRDSFSEAPSPGKRQVNDSLSNSPLRIEPVDLASDANESMNERSPSSPASDIAADNVSLNGNMLDHCVGNIPVDNIDGTVVICLDYVLYQENCYTGVSAIFSPDGIKIECSSLSDHHGTFSFERGIDDIISIHCQWFQRVGYMTVNLKVLSKGAAEAESECKTSAIEELKFAVFDPRWSEKQEAITSLNVKYLAMWSTLFDPLMEMDGNDSPVRESYFPNFEEPFEEVIYPKGDFDAVSISKRDVELLQPETFINDTIIDFYTKYLKNQIQPEERQRFHFFNSFFFRKLADLDKDPSSISDGRAAFLRVHKWTRKLDIFGKDYIFIPVNFNLHWSLLVICHLGEAASFKDEDLVNLSKVPCILHMDSIRGNHAGLKNLVQSYLWEEWKERHKETSEDLSSKFLNLRFVSLELPQQENSFDCGLFLLHYLELFLAEAPPNFNPFKINKFSKFLNLDWFPPTEASLKRTLIQKLIFELLEIRSRDISSSHCSDENISSKSSENIENENGVEFITESFSPEVAYNGNLDSQVGQGIEMTLLASSSMRNTGSVNDSGLVLREFFDPGDTAGPLLGQFQSFDHPPYYNLNGAISPTEEVQTGQPFAYLASGETGFPQFSVITPQACEAPYSSSGFAKGSTWNPGISMQGEHKVDTSFETSSASGDEEEEEDDVGIIECNPSQIKMDRIEKQDTDQEQSHLVENVECQRKVFMPASIRVLETSITEVYGTSEDTIKICISSENADLRSKDDFPVLLHQNLGAAVNQLDQDPQLIEKNAEMVQNEARGEDVRTLGEDLPSEDNSTLSSYKSPNLLLNQLDQDSERLKDKEARGDDVQTINDDIPSEDNSTVSSHQNPSTMLNQLYQDSNVVENKETIDDDVQITSDGMLAELAGQPVAKRMRFTTSFEEKVDS; encoded by the exons ATGAAGAACGGTCTCGAGGTGTTCGACTTCAAGGAGGAGGACGAGATTTCAGAATTGGCAGCTGATAAGTATTTGAGTAAATTGAAAAGCCCTAATTTCGATGACGCCGCGACTCTTAAATGTCAGTTTCTCGAATGCG TTGCCCGTGGTGCTGCTGTTCAGAGAAAGGGAATGGACAACATTCCTTGTGTAGATGTTGATGCAATTGATGGTGATTATAGTTTTGATGGTGCTACTACAGCTGCCTCACTGGGGGCTGTTGAAAAGGAATTTTCCAAGGAAGGAAATACTGACCTGGATGTTTCCCCAGAGTCAAAGTCCACAAGTTCTGAACAACAGCCAGACTTACAAAATGATATCCATGAGTTTGAGTTGAGAGATTCATTTTCTGAAGCACCTTCACCTGGGAAAAGACAAGTAAACGATTCCCTTTCTAATTCTCCTTTAAGG ATTGAGCCAGTTGATCTGGCTTCAGATGCTAATGAAAGCATGAATGAAAGATCTCCATCAAGTCCTGCTTCTGACATAGCAGCAGATAATG TTTCTTTGAATGGCAACATGTTAGATCATTGCGTTGGCAATATCCCTGTG GATAACATAGATGGGACAGTTGTTATATGTTTGGATTATGTTctatatcaagaaaattgttaCACAGGGGTATCAGCCATTTTTTCTCCTGATGGCATCAAAATTGAGTGCTCAAGTTTGAGTGACCACCATGGGACCTTTAGTTTCGAACGGGGCATTGATGATATTATTAGCATTCATTGTCAGTGGTTTCAAAGG GTCGGATATATGACAGTCAATCTGAAAGTCCTATCAAAGGGTGCAGCAGAGGCTGAGAGTGAATGTAAAACTTCAG CTATTGAGGAGTTAAAGTTTGCGGTTTTTGACCCCAGATGGTCTGAGAAACAGGAAGCAATCACCTCATTAAATGTTAAATACCTAGCCATGTGGAGTACTTTGTTTGA tCCACTGATGGAAATGGATGGGAATGATTCACCAGTACGCGAGTCTTATTTTCCCAA TTTTGAGGAGCCTTTTGAGGAGGTTATATATCCGAAAGGTGATTTTGATGCTGTTTCCATTAGCAAGAGAGATGTTGAACTATTACAACCAGAGACCTTCATCAATGATACGATCATTGACTTCTACACCAA GTATTTGAAGAATCAGATACAGCCTGAGGAAAGGCAGAGGTTCCATTTTTTTAACAGTTTTTTCTTTCGGAAACTTGCTGATCTTGACAAAGATCCATCCAGTATTTCAGATGGAAGGGCTGCTTTCCTGCGAGTTCATAAATGGACTAGGAAATtagatatttttggaaaagatTACATCTTTATTCCTGTAAATTTCAA CCTTCATTGGAGTTTGCTAGTCATATGTCATCTTGGGGAAGCGGCTAGTTTTAAAG aTGAAGACTTGGTCAATTTATCGAAGGTACCATGCATATTGCACATGGATTCTATCAGAGGAAACCATGCAGGTCTTAAAAATCTAGTCCAAAG TTACCTTTGGGAAGAGTGGAAAGAGAGGCACAAGGAGACATCTGAAGATCTTTCTTCAAAATTCTTGAACCTTCGATTTGTCTCGCTTGAG CTGCCACAGCAGGAGAATTCATTTGATTGCGGCCTTTTCTTACTTCACTATCTAGAGCTCTTTTTAGCTGAAGCTCCTCCTAACTTCAATccattcaaaataaacaagttcTCTAAATTT CTTAATTTGGATTGGTTTCCACCTACTGAGGCATCTCTAAAGCGTACTCTCATCCAGAAGTTAATTTTTGAACTCCTTGAAATTCGTTCTCGGGATATCAGTTCATCTCATTGCAGTGATGAGAATATTTCGTCTAAATCTtcagaaaatattgaaaatgaaaatggcgTGGAGTTCATTACAGAGAGTTTCAGTCCAGAAGTAGCTTATAATGGGAATTTGGATTCCCAAGTGGGTCAAGGGATTGAAATGACTCTGTTAGCATCATCTTCTATGAGAAACACGGGGAGTGTTAATGATTCTGGCCTGGTTCTTAGGGAGTTTTTTGATCCAGGAGATACAGCAGGGCCTTTGCTCGGGCAATTTCAATCTTTTGACCACCCTCCATATTACAATCTCAATGGGGCAATATCACCAACGGAG GAAGTGCAAACGGGTCAACCATTTGCTTATTTAGCTTCTGGAGAAACTGGTTTTCCACAGTTTTCTGTTATCACACCTCAAGCTTGTGAAGCTCCATATTCATCAAGTGGTTTTGCCAAGGGCAGTACATGGAATCCTGGAATTTCCATGCAAGGAGAGCATAAAGTTGACACATCTTTTGAAACATCTTCTGCCTCCggtgatgaagaagaagaagaagatgatgttgGGATCATCGAATGTAATCCCAGCCAGATTAAAATGGATCGAATTGAAAAGCAGGATACAGATCAGGAACAATCTCATCTAGTGGAAAATGTAGAGTGTCAGAGGAAAGTTTTCATGCCTGCCTCCATTCGGGTGCTGGAGACATCTATCACTGAAGTTTATGGAACTTCTGAGGACACCATCAAGATTTGCATTAGCTCTGAGAATGCAGACCTTCGCTCCAAAGATGATTTCCCTGTATTGTTGCATCAAAATCTTGGTGCAGCAGTGAACCAGTTGGATCAGGACCCTCAACTCATTGAAAAGAATGCTGAAATGGTTCAGAACGAGGCCAGAGGTGAGGATGTGCGAACACTTGGTGAAGACCTTCCATCTGAAGATAATTCAACACTATCATCCTATAAAAGTCCCAATCTGCTGTTGAATCAGTTGGATCAGGATTCTGAACGACTAAAAGATAAGGAGGCTAGAGGTGATGATGTGCAAACAATCAATGATGACATTCCGTCTGAAGATAATTCAACTGTATCCTCGCATCAAAATCCAAGTACAATGTTGAACCAGTTGTATCAGGATTCAAACGTGGTTGAAAACAAGGAGACCATTGACGATGATGTGCAAATAACCAGTGATGGTATGTTGGCAGAACTAGCAGGGCAACCAGTAGCGAAAAGGATGCGGTTTACGACTTCCTTTGAGGAGAAAGTGGACTCTTAG
- the LOC105785301 gene encoding probable ubiquitin-like-specific protease 2B isoform X2: MKNGLEVFDFKEEDEISELAADKYLSKLKSPNFDDAATLKCQFLECVARGAAVQRKGMDNIPCVDVDAIDGDYSFDGATTAASLGAVEKEFSKEGNTDLDVSPESKSTSSEQQPDLQNDIHEFELRDSFSEAPSPGKRQIEPVDLASDANESMNERSPSSPASDIAADNVSLNGNMLDHCVGNIPVDNIDGTVVICLDYVLYQENCYTGVSAIFSPDGIKIECSSLSDHHGTFSFERGIDDIISIHCQWFQRVGYMTVNLKVLSKGAAEAESECKTSAIEELKFAVFDPRWSEKQEAITSLNVKYLAMWSTLFDPLMEMDGNDSPVRESYFPNFEEPFEEVIYPKGDFDAVSISKRDVELLQPETFINDTIIDFYTKYLKNQIQPEERQRFHFFNSFFFRKLADLDKDPSSISDGRAAFLRVHKWTRKLDIFGKDYIFIPVNFNLHWSLLVICHLGEAASFKDEDLVNLSKVPCILHMDSIRGNHAGLKNLVQSYLWEEWKERHKETSEDLSSKFLNLRFVSLELPQQENSFDCGLFLLHYLELFLAEAPPNFNPFKINKFSKFLNLDWFPPTEASLKRTLIQKLIFELLEIRSRDISSSHCSDENISSKSSENIENENGVEFITESFSPEVAYNGNLDSQVGQGIEMTLLASSSMRNTGSVNDSGLVLREFFDPGDTAGPLLGQFQSFDHPPYYNLNGAISPTEEVQTGQPFAYLASGETGFPQFSVITPQACEAPYSSSGFAKGSTWNPGISMQGEHKVDTSFETSSASGDEEEEEDDVGIIECNPSQIKMDRIEKQDTDQEQSHLVENVECQRKVFMPASIRVLETSITEVYGTSEDTIKICISSENADLRSKDDFPVLLHQNLGAAVNQLDQDPQLIEKNAEMVQNEARGEDVRTLGEDLPSEDNSTLSSYKSPNLLLNQLDQDSERLKDKEARGDDVQTINDDIPSEDNSTVSSHQNPSTMLNQLYQDSNVVENKETIDDDVQITSDGMLAELAGQPVAKRMRFTTSFEEKVDS; the protein is encoded by the exons ATGAAGAACGGTCTCGAGGTGTTCGACTTCAAGGAGGAGGACGAGATTTCAGAATTGGCAGCTGATAAGTATTTGAGTAAATTGAAAAGCCCTAATTTCGATGACGCCGCGACTCTTAAATGTCAGTTTCTCGAATGCG TTGCCCGTGGTGCTGCTGTTCAGAGAAAGGGAATGGACAACATTCCTTGTGTAGATGTTGATGCAATTGATGGTGATTATAGTTTTGATGGTGCTACTACAGCTGCCTCACTGGGGGCTGTTGAAAAGGAATTTTCCAAGGAAGGAAATACTGACCTGGATGTTTCCCCAGAGTCAAAGTCCACAAGTTCTGAACAACAGCCAGACTTACAAAATGATATCCATGAGTTTGAGTTGAGAGATTCATTTTCTGAAGCACCTTCACCTGGGAAAAGACAA ATTGAGCCAGTTGATCTGGCTTCAGATGCTAATGAAAGCATGAATGAAAGATCTCCATCAAGTCCTGCTTCTGACATAGCAGCAGATAATG TTTCTTTGAATGGCAACATGTTAGATCATTGCGTTGGCAATATCCCTGTG GATAACATAGATGGGACAGTTGTTATATGTTTGGATTATGTTctatatcaagaaaattgttaCACAGGGGTATCAGCCATTTTTTCTCCTGATGGCATCAAAATTGAGTGCTCAAGTTTGAGTGACCACCATGGGACCTTTAGTTTCGAACGGGGCATTGATGATATTATTAGCATTCATTGTCAGTGGTTTCAAAGG GTCGGATATATGACAGTCAATCTGAAAGTCCTATCAAAGGGTGCAGCAGAGGCTGAGAGTGAATGTAAAACTTCAG CTATTGAGGAGTTAAAGTTTGCGGTTTTTGACCCCAGATGGTCTGAGAAACAGGAAGCAATCACCTCATTAAATGTTAAATACCTAGCCATGTGGAGTACTTTGTTTGA tCCACTGATGGAAATGGATGGGAATGATTCACCAGTACGCGAGTCTTATTTTCCCAA TTTTGAGGAGCCTTTTGAGGAGGTTATATATCCGAAAGGTGATTTTGATGCTGTTTCCATTAGCAAGAGAGATGTTGAACTATTACAACCAGAGACCTTCATCAATGATACGATCATTGACTTCTACACCAA GTATTTGAAGAATCAGATACAGCCTGAGGAAAGGCAGAGGTTCCATTTTTTTAACAGTTTTTTCTTTCGGAAACTTGCTGATCTTGACAAAGATCCATCCAGTATTTCAGATGGAAGGGCTGCTTTCCTGCGAGTTCATAAATGGACTAGGAAATtagatatttttggaaaagatTACATCTTTATTCCTGTAAATTTCAA CCTTCATTGGAGTTTGCTAGTCATATGTCATCTTGGGGAAGCGGCTAGTTTTAAAG aTGAAGACTTGGTCAATTTATCGAAGGTACCATGCATATTGCACATGGATTCTATCAGAGGAAACCATGCAGGTCTTAAAAATCTAGTCCAAAG TTACCTTTGGGAAGAGTGGAAAGAGAGGCACAAGGAGACATCTGAAGATCTTTCTTCAAAATTCTTGAACCTTCGATTTGTCTCGCTTGAG CTGCCACAGCAGGAGAATTCATTTGATTGCGGCCTTTTCTTACTTCACTATCTAGAGCTCTTTTTAGCTGAAGCTCCTCCTAACTTCAATccattcaaaataaacaagttcTCTAAATTT CTTAATTTGGATTGGTTTCCACCTACTGAGGCATCTCTAAAGCGTACTCTCATCCAGAAGTTAATTTTTGAACTCCTTGAAATTCGTTCTCGGGATATCAGTTCATCTCATTGCAGTGATGAGAATATTTCGTCTAAATCTtcagaaaatattgaaaatgaaaatggcgTGGAGTTCATTACAGAGAGTTTCAGTCCAGAAGTAGCTTATAATGGGAATTTGGATTCCCAAGTGGGTCAAGGGATTGAAATGACTCTGTTAGCATCATCTTCTATGAGAAACACGGGGAGTGTTAATGATTCTGGCCTGGTTCTTAGGGAGTTTTTTGATCCAGGAGATACAGCAGGGCCTTTGCTCGGGCAATTTCAATCTTTTGACCACCCTCCATATTACAATCTCAATGGGGCAATATCACCAACGGAG GAAGTGCAAACGGGTCAACCATTTGCTTATTTAGCTTCTGGAGAAACTGGTTTTCCACAGTTTTCTGTTATCACACCTCAAGCTTGTGAAGCTCCATATTCATCAAGTGGTTTTGCCAAGGGCAGTACATGGAATCCTGGAATTTCCATGCAAGGAGAGCATAAAGTTGACACATCTTTTGAAACATCTTCTGCCTCCggtgatgaagaagaagaagaagatgatgttgGGATCATCGAATGTAATCCCAGCCAGATTAAAATGGATCGAATTGAAAAGCAGGATACAGATCAGGAACAATCTCATCTAGTGGAAAATGTAGAGTGTCAGAGGAAAGTTTTCATGCCTGCCTCCATTCGGGTGCTGGAGACATCTATCACTGAAGTTTATGGAACTTCTGAGGACACCATCAAGATTTGCATTAGCTCTGAGAATGCAGACCTTCGCTCCAAAGATGATTTCCCTGTATTGTTGCATCAAAATCTTGGTGCAGCAGTGAACCAGTTGGATCAGGACCCTCAACTCATTGAAAAGAATGCTGAAATGGTTCAGAACGAGGCCAGAGGTGAGGATGTGCGAACACTTGGTGAAGACCTTCCATCTGAAGATAATTCAACACTATCATCCTATAAAAGTCCCAATCTGCTGTTGAATCAGTTGGATCAGGATTCTGAACGACTAAAAGATAAGGAGGCTAGAGGTGATGATGTGCAAACAATCAATGATGACATTCCGTCTGAAGATAATTCAACTGTATCCTCGCATCAAAATCCAAGTACAATGTTGAACCAGTTGTATCAGGATTCAAACGTGGTTGAAAACAAGGAGACCATTGACGATGATGTGCAAATAACCAGTGATGGTATGTTGGCAGAACTAGCAGGGCAACCAGTAGCGAAAAGGATGCGGTTTACGACTTCCTTTGAGGAGAAAGTGGACTCTTAG